A genomic window from Candidatus Andeanibacterium colombiense includes:
- the prmC gene encoding peptide chain release factor N(5)-glutamine methyltransferase produces MTVAEALRLAAQRLAETSDTARLDAEVLMAHALGVTRSDLLLRHTRDGVPDGFAALVERRAGHEPVAYITETQEFYGREFRVTPEVLIPRADSETIVVAALEASPARVLDCGVGSGTLLLTVLAERPAASGIGIDSSPGALAVAAVNAERLGLAARAEIRAGNWCEAGWSDRLGIFDLILANPPYVEDGADLALSVRAFEPASALFAGPAGLDDYRALIPQFSGLLSPNGIAVVEIGASQADAVRQIAEEAGFSAELRKDLGGRARAIILRLPLGKTPGSP; encoded by the coding sequence GTGACGGTCGCGGAGGCGCTCCGCTTGGCCGCGCAGCGCCTTGCCGAGACCAGCGACACCGCCCGCCTCGACGCCGAAGTGCTGATGGCCCACGCGCTCGGCGTTACGCGTTCCGACCTGCTGCTGCGGCACACGCGCGACGGGGTGCCGGACGGATTCGCCGCGCTGGTCGAGCGGCGTGCGGGGCACGAGCCGGTCGCCTATATAACCGAGACGCAGGAGTTCTACGGACGCGAATTCCGCGTGACGCCCGAGGTGCTGATCCCGCGAGCCGACAGCGAGACGATCGTCGTCGCCGCGCTCGAAGCCTCACCGGCGCGCGTGCTCGATTGCGGGGTCGGCTCGGGCACGCTGTTGCTCACGGTGCTGGCCGAACGGCCTGCCGCGAGCGGCATCGGGATCGACAGCTCGCCAGGGGCCCTGGCGGTCGCGGCGGTCAATGCGGAGCGGCTCGGCCTGGCCGCCCGCGCGGAAATTCGCGCGGGGAATTGGTGCGAAGCGGGCTGGAGCGACAGGCTCGGCATCTTCGACCTGATCCTCGCTAACCCACCCTACGTCGAAGATGGTGCCGACCTTGCGCTCTCGGTGCGTGCGTTCGAGCCGGCCTCGGCGCTGTTCGCCGGACCTGCGGGGCTGGACGATTACCGGGCGCTGATTCCGCAGTTTTCCGGGCTTTTGTCCCCAAATGGGATCGCGGTGGTCGAGATCGGTGCAAGCCAGGCTGACGCAGTGCGGCAAATTGCTGAAGAAGCCGGGTTTTCGGCGGAGTTGCGCAAGGACCTCGGCGGGCGGGCAAGAGCAATAATTCTCCGTTTACCTCTTGGCAAAACGCCGGGAAGCCCCTAG
- a CDS encoding peptidase M61, giving the protein MKPMLAVATLLLASTSLSAQSEKSAPTASPLDRRIPDAADTPYPGTIALDIDASDTRRGIYHVTETIPVAPATRELTLLLPEWIPGKHAPRGPINLLGDIHFTVDGKAVRWTRDPLQVYAFHVALPEGAQEVVARFVHTSPLVATEGRITMTPEMLNLQWDAMSLYPAGHYVRQIRVRPTVKFPAGWTAFTALDGAAPSGDRTAWAETDYETLVDSPVFAGKYTQKWDLGGNVSLDAVADDPKLLALSSDHLEHFRRLVSEAMALFGARHFDHYASLVALTERMGGIGLEHHRSSENALKPEAFVKWDQFDWNRNVVSHEFTHSWNAKFRRPADLWTPDYRTPMQGSLLWVYEGQTQFWGHVLAARAGTQSKQTVLDIFAGIAGTYSEGQPGRGWRAVEDTTNDPIANARRPVPYGTLMRSEDYYSEGALVWLEADQLIRTGTKGAKGLDDFAKAFFGMRDGDWGELTYTFDDVVAALDGIYPYDWAGFFKTRIYEPGQPAPLAGIEQGGYRLVWKDIPNSYDLGRMKDAKSLSLTYSLGLTLDKDGKVTATLWNGPAFNAGIVNGATIVAVNGDAYSDTKLTDAIAAAKNGKDPIELLVRRGDRFLTVPVDWHGGLRYPWLEKTAKGDTGLDRLLSPRVKATK; this is encoded by the coding sequence ATGAAACCAATGCTCGCGGTCGCCACGCTCCTGCTCGCTTCGACTTCGCTTTCCGCGCAAAGCGAGAAATCCGCCCCCACCGCGTCGCCGCTCGACCGGCGCATTCCCGACGCGGCGGATACCCCCTATCCCGGAACGATCGCGCTCGACATCGACGCGAGCGACACCCGGCGCGGCATCTACCACGTGACCGAAACGATCCCGGTCGCCCCCGCCACCCGCGAGCTCACACTGCTGCTGCCGGAATGGATCCCCGGCAAGCATGCGCCGCGCGGACCGATCAACCTGCTCGGCGACATCCATTTCACGGTCGACGGAAAGGCGGTGCGCTGGACCCGCGATCCGCTGCAGGTCTACGCGTTCCATGTCGCGCTGCCCGAAGGGGCGCAGGAAGTGGTCGCGCGGTTCGTACATACCTCGCCGCTGGTGGCGACCGAGGGGCGAATCACCATGACGCCGGAGATGCTCAATCTCCAATGGGACGCGATGAGCCTCTATCCGGCCGGCCATTACGTGCGGCAAATCCGGGTGCGGCCGACGGTGAAGTTCCCGGCGGGCTGGACCGCGTTCACCGCGCTGGATGGCGCCGCGCCCTCGGGGGACCGGACTGCCTGGGCCGAGACCGATTACGAAACTCTGGTCGATTCGCCGGTCTTCGCCGGAAAATATACGCAGAAATGGGATCTCGGCGGCAATGTCAGCCTCGACGCAGTGGCCGACGATCCGAAGCTGCTGGCGCTTTCGTCCGATCATCTCGAACATTTCCGCCGGCTGGTGAGCGAAGCCATGGCGTTGTTCGGCGCGCGTCATTTCGACCATTACGCCTCGCTGGTCGCGCTGACCGAGCGGATGGGCGGCATCGGGCTGGAGCACCACCGCTCCAGCGAGAACGCGCTCAAGCCCGAAGCCTTTGTCAAATGGGACCAGTTCGACTGGAACCGCAACGTCGTCAGCCACGAATTCACCCATAGCTGGAACGCAAAGTTCCGCCGCCCGGCCGATCTGTGGACGCCCGATTATCGCACCCCGATGCAGGGCAGCCTGTTGTGGGTCTACGAAGGCCAGACCCAGTTCTGGGGCCATGTGCTGGCCGCGCGTGCCGGTACGCAATCAAAACAAACGGTGCTCGACATCTTCGCCGGCATCGCCGGCACCTATAGCGAAGGCCAGCCGGGCCGCGGATGGCGCGCGGTCGAGGACACGACCAACGATCCGATCGCCAACGCCCGCCGCCCGGTGCCCTACGGCACACTGATGCGCAGCGAGGATTATTACAGCGAAGGCGCGCTGGTGTGGCTGGAGGCGGACCAGCTCATCCGCACCGGCACGAAGGGCGCGAAAGGTCTCGACGATTTCGCGAAAGCCTTCTTCGGCATGCGCGACGGCGATTGGGGCGAGCTGACCTACACTTTCGATGATGTGGTCGCGGCCCTGGACGGCATTTACCCCTATGACTGGGCGGGCTTCTTCAAGACCCGGATCTACGAACCCGGCCAGCCCGCGCCTCTCGCGGGGATCGAGCAGGGCGGATACCGGCTGGTGTGGAAGGACATACCCAATTCCTACGATCTCGGCCGGATGAAGGATGCGAAGAGCCTGTCGCTGACCTATTCGCTCGGCCTCACCCTCGACAAGGACGGCAAGGTTACCGCGACGCTGTGGAACGGGCCGGCGTTCAACGCCGGGATCGTCAACGGCGCGACGATCGTCGCGGTGAACGGCGATGCCTATAGCGATACGAAACTGACCGACGCGATCGCCGCGGCGAAGAACGGCAAGGACCCGATCGAGCTGCTGGTCAGGCGCGGCGACCGCTTCCTGACCGTGCCGGTCGATTGGCACGGTGGCCTGCGCTATCCCTGGCTGGAGAAGACGGCGAAGGGCGACACGGGGCTCGACCGGCTGCTCTCACCGCGGGTCAAGGCGACGAAGTAA
- the lnt gene encoding apolipoprotein N-acyltransferase has protein sequence MSAALTLPTDLARRAAAHKRLTALALGLFSAFGFAPLALWPVALLAIGGFVLLLGRVEGRREAFLLGWLFGLAHFTFGNNWIATAFTYQAEMPAVLGWAAVPLLALYLALYPALAALGARLFIREGAAGWPLALAFAGTWIVSEWLRSWIFTGYAWNPFGVVLLSGFARPGIAALAPWLGTYALSGLAVLLGAGAALLLYRRQLVLLGFLAALVTAGMLWPGPEEGEGTLRYTLVQPDIRQEELNQGQFYEANFRKTAALSAPVRAGEHRLVLWPESGVPDYLLDGYPQRYYDYVTAFGNPDLARLRIGRTIGPGSLLMTGAVDLEFRNGEAAGARNAVTALDETGAIRGHYAKAHLVPYGEYLPMRYWLEPIGLSRLVPGAIDFWPGPGPRTLDLGGWGKAGVQVCYEIVFSGQVTDRKHRPDYIFNPSNDGWFGSFGPPQHLAQARLRAIEEGLPILRSTTTGISAVIDAHGVVRAHIGQHVPGRLDGIIPPALPPTLFAKLGNLLPLCWAAALLVIAAIALRLRRR, from the coding sequence ATGAGCGCTGCGCTGACCCTGCCGACCGATCTTGCCCGCCGCGCCGCCGCGCATAAGCGCCTGACCGCGCTCGCACTCGGGCTGTTTTCCGCGTTCGGCTTCGCACCGCTCGCATTGTGGCCGGTAGCCTTGCTCGCGATCGGCGGCTTCGTGCTGCTGCTCGGCAGGGTCGAGGGACGCCGCGAGGCATTCCTGCTCGGCTGGCTGTTCGGGCTGGCCCATTTCACCTTCGGCAACAACTGGATCGCCACGGCCTTCACCTATCAGGCCGAGATGCCCGCCGTGCTCGGCTGGGCGGCGGTGCCGCTGCTGGCACTGTATCTCGCGCTCTATCCCGCGCTCGCGGCGCTCGGCGCCCGGCTGTTCATCCGCGAGGGCGCCGCCGGCTGGCCCCTCGCGCTGGCCTTCGCCGGCACGTGGATCGTCAGCGAATGGCTGCGTTCGTGGATCTTCACCGGCTATGCGTGGAACCCGTTCGGGGTGGTGCTGCTGTCCGGCTTCGCGCGGCCCGGGATCGCGGCGCTGGCGCCGTGGCTGGGCACCTATGCGCTGTCGGGCCTCGCGGTGCTGCTGGGCGCGGGTGCCGCGCTCCTGTTGTATCGCCGGCAGCTCGTTTTGCTCGGCTTCCTTGCCGCGCTGGTCACCGCCGGCATGCTCTGGCCGGGGCCGGAAGAGGGCGAGGGGACGCTGCGCTATACGCTGGTCCAGCCCGACATTCGGCAGGAGGAGCTGAACCAAGGGCAGTTCTACGAAGCCAATTTCCGCAAGACCGCCGCGCTCTCCGCGCCCGTCCGCGCGGGCGAGCACCGGCTGGTGCTGTGGCCCGAATCGGGCGTGCCGGATTACCTGCTCGATGGCTATCCGCAGCGCTATTACGACTACGTCACCGCTTTCGGGAATCCCGATCTCGCGCGGCTGCGGATCGGGCGCACGATCGGCCCCGGCAGCCTGCTGATGACCGGCGCGGTCGATCTGGAGTTTCGCAACGGCGAAGCGGCCGGCGCGCGCAACGCGGTGACCGCGCTGGACGAAACCGGCGCGATCCGGGGCCACTATGCCAAGGCGCATCTGGTGCCCTACGGCGAATATCTGCCGATGCGCTATTGGCTCGAACCGATCGGCCTGTCCCGGCTGGTGCCCGGTGCGATCGACTTCTGGCCCGGCCCGGGGCCGCGCACGCTCGATCTCGGCGGGTGGGGCAAGGCCGGGGTGCAGGTGTGCTACGAGATCGTGTTCTCCGGGCAGGTGACCGACCGCAAGCACCGCCCGGACTACATCTTCAACCCGTCGAATGACGGCTGGTTCGGCAGCTTCGGCCCGCCGCAGCACCTTGCCCAGGCGCGGCTCCGCGCGATCGAGGAGGGCCTGCCGATCCTGCGCTCGACCACCACCGGGATCAGCGCGGTAATCGACGCCCACGGCGTGGTCCGCGCGCATATCGGCCAGCATGTTCCGGGGCGGCTCGACGGGATCATACCGCCCGCGCTGCCGCCGACCCTGTTCGCGAAGCTGGGCAATCTGCTGCCGCTGTGCTGGGCGGCGGCGCTGCTCGTGATCGCCGCGATTGCGTTGCGCCTGCGCCGCCGTTAG
- the prfA gene encoding peptide chain release factor 1: protein MAVSGIPEDRLAQIANRFAELEARLASGQLEGDAFVAASRDYAELEPVAKAAEQVRTLRGELAELEHLDDPDPEMRALAQEEVERIKGTLPEAERALAIAMLPRDSADTRPAMLEIRAGTGGDEAALFAADLFRMYERYAAEQGWRVETISMNASDIGGFKEIVANIAGAGVFAKLKFESGVHRVQRVPVTESGGRIHTSAATVAVLPEPTEVDVEIADGDIKIDIYRASGAGGQHVNTTDSAVRLTHLPTGLVVIQQDQRSQHKNKDKAMQVLRARLYDLKRAEAQGAEAEARKAMVGSGDRSERIRTYNFPQGRVTDHRINLTLHRLPEILEGPGLGELVDALIAEDEAKRLAALGE from the coding sequence GTGGCTGTGAGCGGCATCCCCGAGGACCGCCTCGCGCAGATCGCGAACCGCTTCGCCGAACTCGAAGCGCGTCTCGCCTCCGGCCAGCTCGAGGGCGATGCCTTTGTCGCCGCGAGCCGCGATTATGCAGAGCTGGAGCCTGTCGCCAAAGCGGCCGAGCAGGTCCGCACTTTGCGCGGCGAACTGGCCGAGCTCGAACATCTCGACGATCCCGATCCCGAGATGCGCGCGCTCGCGCAGGAGGAGGTCGAACGGATCAAGGGCACCCTGCCTGAAGCCGAACGCGCGCTGGCGATCGCGATGCTGCCGCGCGATTCGGCCGACACCCGCCCGGCGATGCTCGAAATCCGGGCCGGCACCGGCGGCGACGAGGCGGCGCTGTTCGCGGCCGATCTGTTCCGCATGTACGAACGCTATGCGGCCGAGCAGGGCTGGCGGGTCGAAACGATCAGCATGAATGCATCGGACATCGGCGGGTTCAAGGAGATCGTCGCCAATATCGCCGGCGCCGGGGTGTTCGCGAAGCTCAAGTTCGAAAGCGGGGTCCACCGCGTCCAGCGCGTGCCGGTGACCGAGAGCGGCGGGCGGATCCATACGTCGGCGGCGACCGTCGCGGTGCTGCCCGAGCCGACCGAAGTCGATGTCGAGATCGCCGACGGCGACATCAAGATCGACATCTACCGCGCGAGCGGGGCCGGCGGCCAGCACGTCAACACTACCGATTCCGCAGTGCGCCTCACGCACTTGCCTACCGGCCTTGTGGTCATCCAGCAGGACCAGCGCAGCCAGCACAAGAACAAGGACAAGGCGATGCAGGTGCTGCGTGCGCGGCTCTACGACCTCAAGCGCGCCGAAGCGCAAGGCGCCGAGGCCGAGGCGCGCAAGGCGATGGTCGGTTCGGGCGACCGCTCCGAACGCATCCGCACCTATAATTTCCCGCAGGGCCGGGTGACCGACCACCGGATCAATCTCACCCTCCACCGCCTGCCCGAGATCCTCGAAGGGCCGGGCCTCGGCGAGCTGGTCGATGCGCTGATCGCCGAGGATGAGGCCAAGCGGCTGGCGGCGCTCGGCGAGTGA
- the hisS gene encoding histidine--tRNA ligase, giving the protein MSRIETPRPIRGTQDIFGAEAEAFAHVVETFERVRKLYRFRRVEMPVFEKTEVFSRSLGETTDVVSKEMYSFEDRGGESLTLRPEFTAGISRAYLTDGWQQYAPVKVATHGPLFRYERPQKGRYRQFHQIDAEIIGAGEPQADVELLVMADQLLKELKIDDGVTLQLNTLGDAPSREAWRQALVGYFRDHAASLSEDSQERLEKNPLRILDSKDPRDRPFVTDAPKIDDYLSGEAQDFFGQVTGGLDAASVAWNRMQSLVRGLDYYRHTAFEFVTDRLGAQGTVLGGGRYDGLIESLGGAHTPAVGWAAGIERLAMLVGEKGEAELEVIIAVENDEASGFALGKLSELRRAGIVADIVATGSTKKRFDKAVKSGALRIASIGFDDGRPTVNVRGENDYDNRTMRIHEILAP; this is encoded by the coding sequence ATGAGCAGGATCGAAACCCCGCGCCCGATCAGGGGCACCCAGGACATCTTCGGCGCCGAGGCCGAGGCCTTCGCCCATGTGGTCGAAACCTTCGAACGCGTGCGCAAGCTCTACCGCTTCCGCCGGGTCGAAATGCCGGTGTTCGAAAAGACCGAGGTGTTCTCCCGCTCGCTCGGCGAGACGACCGACGTGGTCTCGAAGGAGATGTATTCGTTCGAGGATCGCGGCGGCGAGAGCCTGACCCTGCGCCCCGAATTCACCGCCGGGATCAGCCGCGCGTATCTGACCGACGGCTGGCAGCAATATGCGCCGGTCAAGGTGGCGACCCACGGCCCGCTGTTCCGCTATGAGCGCCCCCAGAAGGGCCGCTACCGCCAGTTCCACCAGATCGACGCGGAGATCATCGGTGCGGGCGAGCCGCAGGCCGATGTCGAGCTGCTGGTGATGGCGGATCAGCTTTTGAAAGAGCTGAAGATCGACGACGGGGTGACGCTGCAGCTCAACACTTTGGGCGATGCTCCCAGCCGCGAGGCCTGGCGCCAGGCGCTGGTCGGCTATTTCCGCGATCATGCGGCTTCGCTCAGCGAGGACAGCCAGGAGCGGCTCGAGAAGAACCCGCTGCGCATCCTCGACAGCAAGGATCCGCGCGACCGGCCGTTCGTCACGGATGCGCCGAAGATCGACGATTATCTGAGCGGCGAGGCGCAGGATTTCTTCGGGCAGGTGACCGGCGGTTTGGATGCGGCCAGCGTCGCATGGAACCGGATGCAGAGCCTGGTGCGCGGTTTGGATTATTACCGCCACACCGCATTCGAATTCGTCACCGACCGGCTCGGCGCACAGGGCACCGTGCTCGGCGGCGGACGCTATGACGGCCTGATTGAAAGCCTTGGCGGCGCGCATACGCCTGCCGTGGGCTGGGCGGCGGGGATCGAACGGCTGGCGATGCTGGTGGGTGAAAAGGGCGAAGCTGAGCTCGAAGTCATAATCGCGGTCGAGAATGACGAGGCGAGCGGATTTGCGCTTGGCAAGCTCAGCGAGCTTCGGCGGGCCGGAATCGTTGCTGACATCGTAGCAACGGGATCAACGAAGAAGCGCTTCGACAAAGCGGTGAAGTCCGGAGCGCTGCGAATAGCCTCGATTGGCTTTGACGATGGTCGGCCAACCGTCAACGTGAGAGGCGAAAACGACTATGACAATCGTACGATGCGCATTCACGAAATCTTGGCGCCGTGA
- a CDS encoding LLM class flavin-dependent oxidoreductase — MHVGLASGFAHQRGRDYDDARFLREEVDNLVYAEELGFDSVWITEHHFSDYSMSNDPVQLLTYIASRTNHVKLGTQCIIAPWHHPVRLAERIVNLDILSGGRAILGFGGGLAQHEFAGLGIDMNNSRQMYNDLLETLIPALETGIIEGQGIYGDIPRSELRPGPIKSFEGRKFCGSLSGSSMYMAAKLGCGNMVLMLPQRGKDVAPDKYTAVWQEVHGPGTTPPPPMLGGNYYVDRSAEFAQEQGEKYLAHTMRSAIKNYHLDTPGKFPNIKGYEHYENMVLAPEAIEPYVAEFAKGAVTGTPQMILERMWELKEQFNPQGFFPHVYYGGMPQEEARKNMELFAKEVLPELKSWEAEASIDDRFLEAAE; from the coding sequence ATGCATGTAGGCTTGGCCAGCGGCTTTGCGCACCAGCGCGGCCGGGATTACGACGACGCCCGGTTCCTCCGCGAGGAGGTCGACAACCTCGTCTATGCCGAGGAGCTAGGGTTCGATTCGGTGTGGATCACCGAGCATCACTTCTCCGACTATTCGATGTCGAACGATCCTGTGCAGCTGCTCACCTACATCGCCAGCCGCACGAACCACGTGAAGCTCGGCACCCAGTGCATCATCGCCCCGTGGCACCACCCGGTGCGGCTGGCCGAACGGATCGTCAATCTCGACATCCTCTCGGGCGGGCGCGCGATCCTCGGCTTCGGCGGCGGGCTGGCGCAGCACGAGTTTGCCGGTCTCGGGATCGACATGAACAACAGCCGCCAGATGTACAACGATCTGCTCGAGACGCTGATTCCGGCGCTCGAGACCGGGATCATCGAAGGCCAGGGCATCTATGGCGACATTCCGCGCAGCGAACTCCGCCCCGGCCCGATCAAGAGCTTCGAAGGGCGCAAGTTCTGCGGCTCGCTCTCGGGCAGCTCGATGTACATGGCGGCCAAGCTCGGCTGCGGCAACATGGTGCTGATGCTGCCCCAGCGCGGCAAGGATGTGGCGCCCGACAAATACACCGCGGTTTGGCAGGAAGTGCACGGGCCCGGAACCACGCCGCCGCCGCCGATGCTGGGCGGCAATTACTATGTCGATCGAAGCGCCGAGTTTGCACAGGAACAGGGCGAGAAATACCTCGCCCACACGATGCGCTCGGCGATCAAAAACTACCACCTCGATACGCCGGGCAAGTTCCCGAACATCAAGGGCTATGAGCATTACGAGAACATGGTCCTCGCGCCCGAGGCGATCGAGCCTTACGTTGCCGAATTCGCGAAGGGCGCGGTCACCGGCACCCCGCAGATGATTCTCGAACGGATGTGGGAGCTGAAGGAACAATTCAACCCGCAGGGCTTCTTCCCGCACGTCTATTACGGCGGCATGCCGCAGGAAGAAGCACGCAAGAACATGGAACTGTTCGCGAAGGAAGTGCTGCCCGAACTGAAGAGCTGGGAAGCCGAGGCTTCGATCGACGACCGGTTTCTGGAAGCGGCGGAGTAG
- a CDS encoding DUF4167 domain-containing protein — translation MSNNNRNNNTNRRRGRGNNRSQGGGGQVNRVDSRARGNAPQLLEKYKKLAHDAALNGDRVQAEYYLQFADHYFRVLADSRVAKDDPRGPRRDADRDGGEEQDYFDEEFDRGQRQDTRRRDEPVADETVSEDRATEGRSAEDRDTEDRDRARRSGEGSDRDSSDYETAENPFTRPARAAKPRRPRRERSEAEDDGIGNRIDPAALPGAIGRSEEPADEPEDAHEEEAPAPAPASRRGLKPRTRSRRSNDDEELEAVG, via the coding sequence TTGAGTAACAACAATCGCAATAACAACACCAACCGCCGTCGCGGTCGTGGAAACAATCGTTCGCAAGGTGGTGGCGGCCAGGTCAACCGGGTCGACAGCCGCGCGCGCGGTAACGCGCCGCAATTGCTGGAAAAATACAAGAAGCTGGCACATGACGCCGCGCTCAATGGCGATCGTGTCCAGGCGGAATATTATCTGCAGTTCGCGGATCATTATTTCCGTGTGCTCGCCGACAGCCGTGTAGCGAAGGACGATCCGCGCGGCCCGCGCCGCGATGCCGATCGCGACGGCGGCGAAGAGCAGGATTATTTCGACGAGGAATTCGATCGCGGCCAGCGGCAGGATACGCGCCGCCGCGACGAGCCGGTCGCTGACGAAACCGTCTCCGAAGACAGGGCGACGGAAGGCAGGTCCGCGGAAGACAGGGACACGGAAGACAGGGACAGGGCCCGCCGTTCCGGCGAAGGCTCCGACCGGGACTCGAGCGATTACGAAACCGCCGAAAATCCGTTCACCCGCCCGGCCCGCGCTGCCAAGCCGCGCCGCCCGCGCCGCGAACGCAGCGAAGCCGAGGATGACGGGATCGGCAACCGGATCGATCCGGCCGCGCTTCCGGGCGCGATCGGCCGCAGCGAAGAGCCGGCGGACGAGCCCGAGGACGCGCATGAGGAGGAAGCCCCGGCTCCTGCTCCGGCGTCGCGCCGCGGGCTCAAGCCGCGCACCCGTTCGCGCCGCAGCAATGACGACGAGGAACTCGAAGCGGTCGGCTGA